A DNA window from Bos indicus x Bos taurus breed Angus x Brahman F1 hybrid chromosome 16, Bos_hybrid_MaternalHap_v2.0, whole genome shotgun sequence contains the following coding sequences:
- the NEK2 gene encoding serine/threonine-protein kinase Nek2 yields MPTRVEDYEVLYTIGTGSYGRCQKIRRKSDGKILVWKELDYGSMTENEKQMLVSEVNLLRELKHPNIVRYYDRIIDRTNTTLYIVMECCEGGDLASVIAKGTKERQYLDEEFVLRVMAQLTLALKECHRRSDGGHTVLHRDLKPANVFLDGKQNVKLGDFGLARILNHDTSFAKTFVGTPYYMSPEQMNHMSYNEKSDIWSLGCLLYELCALMPPFTAFNQKELAGKIREGKFRRIPYRYSDELNDIITRMLNLKDYHRPSVEEILENPLIANLVAEEQRRNPERRGRRIGEPEKLQDSSPVLSELKLKEIQLQEREAALKAREESLEQRERELCVRERLAENKLARAEGLLKNYSLLKEQRFLSLAGGPELFDLPSSVVKKKVHFSGESKENVIRGENSESQLTSKSKCKDLKKRLHAAQLRAQALSDIEKTYQLKSRQILGMR; encoded by the exons ATGCCGACTCGGGTGGAGGACTACGAGGTGCTGTACACCATTGGCACGGGCTCCTACGGCCGCTGCCAGAAGATCCGCAGGAAGAGCGATGGCAAG atattagTTTGGAAAGAACTTGACTATGGCTccatgacagaaaatgagaaacaaatgcTTGTTTCTGAAGTGAATTTGCTTCGTGAGCTGAAACATCCAAACATTGTCCGCTACTATGATAGAATTATTGACCGGACCAACACGACGCTATACATCGTCATGGAATGCTGCGAAGGAGGAGACCTAGCTAGTGTGATTGCAAAGGGAACCAAGGAAAG ACAATACTTGGATGAAGAATTTGTTCTTCGTGTGATGGCTCAGTTGACTCTGGCCCTAAAGGAATGTCACAGACGAAGTGATGGTGGCCACACTGTGCTGCATCGGGATCTGAAACCAGCCAATGTCTTTCTGGATGGCAAGCAGAACGTTAAGCTTGGAGACTTTGGGCTAGCTAGAATATTAAACCACGATACGAGTTTTGCAAAAACATTTGTTGGCACACCTTATTACATGTCTCCT GAACAAATGAATCACATGTCCTACAACGAGAAGTCGGATATCTGGTCACTGGGTTGTTTGCTGTATGAGTTATGTGCGTTAAT gccTCCATTTACAGCTTTCAACCAGAAGGAACTAGCTGGGAAGATCAGAGAGGGCAAATTCAGGCGAATTCCATATCGTTACTCTGATGAATTAAATGACATTATTACGAGGATGTTAAATTTAAAG gattACCATCGACCTTCTGTTGAAGAAattcttgagaatcctttgaTAGCAAACTTGGTTGctgaagagcaaaggagaaatcCTGAGAGGAGAGGGCGGCGAATAGGAGAACCAGAAAAGCTGCAGGACTCCAGCCCTGTGTTGAGTGAGCTGAAACTGAAGGAAATACAGTTACAGGAGCGGGAGGCAGCCCTCAAGGCCAGGGAAGAAAGCTTGGAGC agagagagcgCGAGCTTTGTGTCCGTGAGAGGCTGGCGGAGAACAAGCTGGCCAGAGCGGAAGGTCTGCTGAAGAATTACAGCCTGCTGAAGGAGCAGAGGTTCCTGTCTCTGGCGGGCGGCCCAG aactGTTTGATCTCCCATCATCGGTCGTGAAGAAGAAGGTTCATTTCAGTGGGGAGAGTAAAGAGAACGTCATACGGGGTGAGAATTCTGAGAGTCAGCTCACCTCCAAGTCCAAGTGCAAGGACCTGAAAAAAAGGCTTCACGCCGCTCAGCTTCGCGCTCAAGCCCTGTCGGACATTGAGAAGACGTACCAGCTGAAAAGCAGGCAGATCCTGGGCATGCGCTAG